The genomic segment TGCTGCACGTGCAAAACTAATATTAGCCAGCAAGGCTCTTGATCTAGGAGGGGATTCTCTACTGTTACCAAGCGAATTCTTGATTTTTAGAAGAAGTTAACCACTTAGCTAAATAGGCTAACTAGCAACTACATTAGCACACCAAACACACAACTACAGGgtatttagcacattttagatagttaacttaatagttataagaCATATCTAGCTGGCCAACATTTAGTTGTTAATTAGATCACCTGACGCACGCTGCACTACAGTGAATGACTCTCGAGGCTACGGTCTATCGTCGTTGTGTGCTTATAAACAAACACCAAACACATTTTTATCTACTAACGTATTTCACAAGTTGACTACAGCTATTTACTTTTAAAAAAGTAGatacaaatattcaaatgttacataaataaaaatttaaaaaaaaacttataTAACAATCCCGTGGTTTTCCCCAAATATCCCAGTATACACCgtctccactcctctacccctccatccctcccatcccttcatccccataaaacaggtgagaccacacacacacacacacacacacacacacatacacacatatatacggtataccgcccaagcaTAGTGACATCTGCCATTGTTGTTGAGAGTAATCAGCTCTCCAGATAACACAAAGGATTTCTGTTGAGAGGACAGACATGGaatagagtggtgtgtgtgtgtgtgtgtgctctcaccATTCCTGTGCTTCTTCTCCTTGCTCGGGCCCTTGCTAACGGCCAGGTAGACGGGAGTCTGTTTAGGAGGGATGGTGACCTTCTCTACGTGTTTTCTCCACTGGGTTTGGAAGTACTCAttcttctctgtcttcttctccttctcctggtACACCTTCTCCTGGAGGACAGAGATGTTATTACAACGTTATTCCCAGAGATATTCAAGTATTCTATTCTTCTCCTGGAGGACAGAGATGTTATTACAACGTTATTCCCAGAGATATTCAAGTATTCTATTCTTCTCCTGGAGGACAGAGATGTTATTACAACGTTATTCCCAGAGATATTCAAGTATTCTATTCTTCTCCTGGAGGACAGAGATGTTATTACAACGTTATTCCCAGAGATATTCAAGTATTCTATTCTTCTCCTGGAGGACAGAGACGTTACCACTATAATGAACTGTAGCGAccactataatgtactgtagcgACCACTATAATGTAGCTAccactataatgtactgtagcgACCACTATAATGTAGCTAccactataatgtactgtagcgaccactataatgtactgtagcgACCACTATAATGTAGCTAccactataatgtactgtagcgaccactataatgtactgtagcgACCACTATAATGTAGCTAccactataatgtactgtagcgACCACTATAATGTAGCTAccactataatgtactgtagcgACCACTATAATGTAGCTAccactataatgtactgtagctACCACTATAATGTAGCTACCACTATAATGTAGCTACCACTATAATGTAGCTACCACTATAATGTAGCTACCACTATAACGAACTGTAGCGAccactataatgtactgtagcgACCACTATAATGTAGCTAccactataatgtactgtagcgACCACTATAATGTAGCTAccactataatgtactgtagcgACCACTATAATGTAGCTAccactataatgtactgtagcgACCACTATAATGTAGCGAccactataatgtactgtagctACCACTATAATGTAGCTACCACTATAATGTAGCTACcactataatgtaatgtaatgtagggtGTCTATAATATCCTCTTCACCatggtggtgtagtgtagtgaagggTGTCTATAATATCCTGTACTCCATAAAGTGTAGTGTTTCCTAACCTAGCCTGTACTCCAGGTGTTGTTTACCCTAACCTAGCCTGTACTCCAGGTGCTGTTTACCCTAACCTAGCCTGTACTCCAGGTGTTGTTTACCCTAACCTAGCCTGTACTCCAGGTGTTGTTTACCCTAACCTAGCCTGTACTCCAGGTGCTGTTTACCCTAACCTAGCCTGTACTCCAAGTGTTGTTTACCCTAACCTAGCCTGTACTCCAGGTGTTGTTTACCCTAGCCTGTACTCCAGGTGTTGTTTACCCTAGCCTGTACTCCAGGTGTTGTTTACCCTAGCCTGTACTCCAGGTGTTGTTTACCCTAGCCTGTACTCCAGGTGTTGTTTACCCTAACCTACCCTGTACTCCAGGTGTTGTTTACCCTAACCTACCCTGTACTCCTTGGAGAGCCTCTTCATCTTGTTGTTGAGCAGGAAGTAGACAGCCAGGGTGTGACAGGCTCTGTTGGTGAGCACGGCACTCAGCACTTCGCTGTGTTTGTAGCCCATCCTCTCTGTCATATGCAGTAATACCATGTGGTTGATCTCCTCAATGTGGatcctagagagacagagagagacgttagCCATCAGACCTGTGTCTGcgttgccgtgtgtgtgtgtgtgtgtgtgtgtgtgtgtgtgtgtgtgtgtgtgtgtgtgtgtggacctgtTGAGGTAGGGTGCTCCAGTGTTAGCGTTAGCCAGttgacctgtgtgtgtacctgttgaggTAGGGTGCTCCAGTGTTAGCGTTAGCCAGTTGTAGCCAGGAGTCGACCATGACCTGGTGGATGTTGGGTCTCTTAGCTGGATCTGGTTCtaacagcttcttcaacagacaGATGGccgctgtggagagagaggatgggagagggagagagagagagagagagagagagagagagagagagagagagggatagagaggaaacgagagagagatgggggagaggagggcagagggggagagagggagagagagacagacagagagggagagagagagaaagagagagaaagggggggaggagagagagaattggtTAAAATATTTACTATGACGTAAAATACTAACTAATCCAGACAGAGTGTATCAGGGTGAATTAAATTTAAATTCcaatcaattcagaaagtaaaccaaattcaaAAATCCCATTCCAAAtgttcctcattgaaaagcattgggGACAATTGGAATTACAGTGTAACTTGCCCAATTAACTAGGATTTTAAATGGAAGTGAACCCGGACAAACCCCAGTGTCTGTGTCAGTGTTCAGACTTCCATTCTCAGTGAGGTTAAATGACACATATGTCTGTCTGACCCTTGTGCTTTTCTGTTGCCTGTTGACTGGCAATTCATTGTTTCCTGTTAGTTCTAACTGTGTCTCAGCTGATGGATTCCTCACGGAAGTCCCTCTCAGACACAGGGCTATTTACAGAATaacaactttctctctctctctctctctccttaggaaACGAGGgaataatgtctgtctgtctggtgtctggaaTCTTAGggcctccccccccccctcctctcctctcctctcctctcctctcctctcctctcctctcccccccccctcccctccctcctctcccctctcctctcctctcctctcctctcctcctcccctctcctcctctcctctcctctcctcctcctctcctctcctcctctcccctccctctcctctcccctcccctcctctccctcccctcccctcccctcctcccctcccctccccctcccctcctctccctccccccccccctccctcctcccccctctcccctcccctctctcccctcctctcccctcctctcctcccccctcctcccccccctcctctccctcccctcctctcccctcctcccctctccctcctcccctccctcccccccctcccctccccctcctctcctctcccctcctctccctcctctcctctccctcctctcctctcctcccctctcccctcccctctcctctccctctcctcctccctctcctctcctctccctctcccctcctctcctctccctctcccctcctctcctctcccctcctccctctccctcctctcctctcccctcctctccctcctctccctcctccccctccctctcctctcctctcctctccctctcctccctctcctctcctctcccctctccctccctcctctcctccctcctctcctctcctccccctcctctcctctcccctcctcctcccctcctccctctccctcccctcctctcctctcccctccctctccctccccctcctcctccctcctctccctctcccctcccctcctctcctctcctctccccctccctccctctcctcctcctctcccctcccctcccctccctcctctcctctccctcctctcctcctcctccctctcctctcctctcctccccctcccctcccccctctccctcctccccccctcccctcctctcctctccctctcctctcctctcctccctcccctccccctccctccctcccctccctccctctcccctctcccctcccctcccctcctctcctctcctctcctctcctctcctctcctctcctctcctctccctcctcctcccctctccctctcctctcctctcctcctctcctctcctctcctctcctctcctctcctcctcccctcccctcctctcctcctctcctctcctctcctctcctcctcccttacaTAAGAAGATGAATGAGAAGACAGCTCTGTGTCACGAGCTTGGATTAATAATTGCTTACATAACTCTGTCTCCTGACTCTGTCTAAACTCACACACTTTGCATCatcaagaggtgtgtgtgtgtgtgtgttgactggaATCAGATGGGGTTGGTTGGTTTAGCAGCATCTCAAGTCTTctcacagacgtcagttcaacatctagtttcgatttacatttggttgagttgtcaactaaccgtgaattcaacatgaaatcaacaacaaaaaggttcaaaaataaataatttatttaaaaaacgaCGTATTGCAAATCCAATCAGCATTGATTAAACTTCATCACATACAtttttgggtgggtgggtggggtggggtgggggggtgggttgaaatgacgtggaaacaacgttgattcaacaatttttttgcccagtgggattgTTGGAAGAGCTAGAGGAAGGAAACCAGTTGGGATGAAACGTTACAGTACCCTTTCACCCCCCTCCTCCAAACCTCTAATTAAAATTGACATAACAGCCAATCGTATAAGTTATGAGTGACAGCAGGAGCTACAGAGAACCGGTTGGTCCTGCCATTAAGTGGGGGTGCCAGATGCGCTTGGCTTGGCATTCCACTAGCACCTGAGGTagatcttcacacacacacacacacacacacacacacacacacacacacacacacacacacacacacacacgctcccaccTCTATTATAAAAGAGATGAATCAAGGCGTCAATGAATGTTGAGACACGCTACCATCCATGTCACTGTGTGAATCGACCTGACCTCAGAGGAATGAGCTGACAAATGTCAAGAGTAAAGTTAGCTATGGCTATGAGGGTTTAGAAAAACACTCCGTGATTGAATAAGGCGTTGTGATGAGGTCGTCAGAATAGGTCCAGTGCATCAGTACAAAGATGAGTTGTTAAAATGACAATGTGGGGATGGTTGAAGAAATCACCAGATAATATAACATGAACTACACACACGTAAAACTGGTCCTTGTTGTGGGGGGGGGTCACTGATAATACACGACATGTCGTTTCCATTCACCCGTCAATATGAGTACACTCTCTGGCCTGGCATGAATatatcaaccccccccccaaccccacccccGTAGAGGAAGGAAGAGCAGCATAAGGAATCAGTCCGTCTGCATGAGAGAAACAGTGGAAGGAAACACTGTCATCAGTTTCACCTCAATTCCAGgcgcatttatttttattttttatcgaTACGATCACTAGGACGTCAGGAACAGACTGGAATATTTACTGACGGAACAATTTAACACGCTAATATAATATTAAGATAAAATACCAAGGCTGTCTATAACTTAGAGGGGGGGTGCTGCTAGTTACAGGCTAAttcatccggcacagccagaagaggactggccaccctcatagcctggttcctctctaggtttctaatctcaacccggcacagccagaagaggactggcccccctcatagcctggttcctctccaggtttctaatctcaacccggcacagccagaagaggactggccccctcatagcctggttcctctccaggtttctaatctcaacccggcacagccagaagaggactggcccccctcatagcctggttcctctccaggtttctaatctcaacccggcacagccagaagaggactggcccccctcatagcctggttcctctccaggtttctaatctcaacccggcacagccagaagaggactggccccccctcatagcctggttcctctctaggtttctaatctcaacccggcacagccagaagaggactggccacccctcatagcctggttcctctctaggtttcttcctaggttcctgcctttctagggagtttttcctagccaccgtgcttctacacctgcattgcttgctgtttggggttttaggctgggtttctgtacagcactttgagatatcagctgatgtaagaagggctttatcaataaatttgatttgatctgagagagagaagaggaggaagcagACTGTCTCTGTATCACCCTCTAGTTAACTCTATGTGACTATGGAACATGGCCTGATTGGATTTCATTACCTAACATGAATGTCTTGACTTTTAGACTCCTCTTCTAGTGTTACCTGTAGTATATCTACATAGGTCATCTTTCCCCATAACCCCTCAGGTACATATCGTATCTCAACACACCTTCACACAGGGTACATATCGTATCTCAACACACCTTCACACAGGGTACATATCGTATCTCAACACACCTTCACACAGGGTACACATCGTATCTCAACACAACTTCACACAGGGTACACATCGTATCTCAACACACCTTCACACAGGGTACATATCGTATCTCAACACACCTTCACACAGGGTACATATCGTATCTCAACACACCTTCACACAGGGTACATATCGTATCTCAACACACCTTCACACAGGGTACATATCGTATCTCAACACACCTTCACACAGGGTACACATCGTATCTCAACACAACTTCACACAGGGTACATATCGTATCTCAACACACCTTCACACAGGGTACACATCGTATCTCAACACACCTTCACACAGGGTACATGCAGTTCTCTACCCTCACAaacattcgtgtgtgtgtgtgtgtgtgtgtgtgtgtgtgtgtctgtggtgatggtggttggaTTCCGTTCAGGTGTTGTCTACACAGAATGTCCCCgaacatagctgtgtgtgtgtgtttctgtatgtttgtgtatatacacgtgtgtgtgtgtgtgtacctgtagagagagagggcggtAGAGGGTTCATATCCTTGTCCACCATCTTCTGGTGCAGAGCCCTGAGACTGAAGGGCTCCACGGTGAAGGGAAGGCTGCCCGTCAGCATGGCATACATGTTCACGCCTCTGCAAGGGACAACAGGCACAGGAACGTTACCCAGCCACTAATAAATGAGTTCTAGTGAACTGGTTGAGAAGTGATCCTGGCATACATGTTCACTCCTCTGCAAGGGACAACAGGCACAGGAACGTTACCCAGCCACTAATAAATGAGTTCTAGTGAACTGGTTGAGAAGTGATCCTGGCATACATGTTCACTCCTCTGCAAGGGACAACAGGCACAGGAACGTTACCCAGCCACTAATAAATGAGTTCTAGTGAACTGGTTGAGAAGTGATCCTGGCATACATGTTCACTCCTCTGCAAGGGACAACAGGGACGTTACACAATGTCTGCCAGACAATAATACCTTACTACAAATTATCATAGGCAACTTGTTGAGAAGTGATCTGGTAGTTTGTATAGAGGTCTTTACAGCAACATGTAGAAACATGTATGTTGTACATTGTTGTGTATGAAACATGTGTGTTGTACATTGTTGTGTATGAAACATGTATGTTGTACATTGTTGTGAATGAAACATGTATGTTGTACATTGTTGTGAATGAAACATGTGTGTTGTACATTGTTGTGTATGAAACATGTATGTTGTAAACTGCTGtcccgccctgaccttagagagacgttttatttctctatttggttaggtcagggtgtgacttggagTGGGCGTTCTATGTTATCTACTTCGTTGTatttggccgagtatggttcccaatcagaggcagatgtttatcgttgtctctgattggggatcatacttaggtagccctttttcccactttctgttgtgggatcttgtctttgtttgttgcatGGGTTGCACTCCTAAGCTTTTCGTTCGTTgagttgttttttgttttttggtgAACATTTAATAtattaaagaaaatgtacgcctaccacactgcaccttggtctcgtTCGAACGAAGGACGTAACAACTGTTGTGAATGAAACATGTATGTTGTACATTGTTGTGAATGAAACCTTTTGGTTTTGTGATATGTGTACTCACATGGACCAGACGTCCACCTTGGGGCCGTACTTCTTGCGGGACAGTAGTTCTGGAGCAGCGTAGGCTGGACTCCCACACTGCGTACTGAACGGGTCTGAGTAACCCAGGATCCCTGCACAGTTACTGAGACCAAAATCtacaggagaggaagggaaagaaggagggagagagggaggagggggaggagaggagagaggggatggcggaatgagagagggaggggggggggagagagggagggaagagagggaggagggggaggagaggagagaggggatcgaggaatgaaagagggagggggagagagggaggagagagggggggggagagaggggatggaggaatgagagagggaggggagagggagggaagagagggaggagagagaggggatcgaggagagaaggggaggagagagagggagggagagagaggggatcgaggaatgaaagagagagggagggggagagagggagggagagagggaggagagaggggaggggagagggaggggatcgagggaggaaagagagagggagggggaggaggagagagggagggagggaagagagagagacagacacagagagtgaggcggatgtgtgtgtttttacaccTCTACCTGATTCAACAgtccaattcaattcaagggctttattgtcatgggaaacatgtgttaacatcgccaaagcaagtgaagtagataataaatataagtgaaataaacaatagaaaaaggaacagtaaacattacactcacaaaaattCCCAAAGAGTAAAGACATTtccaatgtcatattatatatatacagtgttgtaatgatgtgcaaatagtacaaaatggaaaataaataaacataaatatgggttgtatttacaacagTCTGCCTACCAGTCAGTTTTATAGTCTAATAAAGAATGACTTCCCTGAAACACCCTGCTACTCTGTTCTCCTGAAACACCCTGCTACTCTGTTCTCCTGAAACACCCTGCTACTCTGTTCTCCTGAAACACCCTGCTACTCTGTTCTCCTGAAACACCCTGCTACTCTGTTCTCCTGAAACACCCTGCTACTCTGTTCTCCTGAAACACCCTGCTACTCTGTTCTCCTGAAACaccctgctactctgttcttctgAAACACCCTGCTACCCTGCTACTCAGCTCTGTTCTCCTCCTAGCTACTGTTGACTCTTTTTGGTTAGTTAAATCTTTATCTCTTTCTGTCGTGGGAATTTACCTTTTGCAGCTGACGTTCTTTTAGATTAGAttaaaaaagacacacacacacacacacacacacacaaagccggGGATAGTCAGGTACACGGTGGTTACCGATGAGCTTGATGCTGTCCTGTTCATCCAAAAGTAGGTTCTCAATCTTCAGATCCCTGTGAGACACGGAGAGGTCCAGAACATTAGAGGTTAAAGGAGCTTATCACAGCGTGCATACACtgaagatctgtgtgtgtgtgtgtgtatgtgtgtgtgtgtatgtgcgtgtgtgtgtgtgagtgtaggtgTGCGTGTGCtcgtgcgtgtctctgtgtgtgtgtgtgtgtgtgtgtgtctgtgtgtgtgtgtgcgtgtgtatgtgtgtgtatgtgcgtgtgtgtgtgagtgtaggtgTGCGTGTGCTCGTGCGTgtgcatgtctttgtgtgtgtgtgtgtgtgtctgtgtgtgtgtatgtgcgtgtgtgtgtgtgagtgtaggtgTGCGTGTGCTCGTgcatgtgcgtgtctgtgtgtgtgtgtgtgtgtgtgtgtgtgtctgtgtgtgtgtgtgcgtgtgtatgtgtgtgtatgtgtatgtgcgtgtgtgtgagtgtaggtgtgcgtgtgtgagtgcgtgtctctgtgtgtgtgtgtgtgtgtgtgtgtgtctgtgtgtgtgtgtgtacctgtgcacCACTCCAGCTCTGTGTAGATGTTCCACAGCCATCACCAGCTGCCGAACGTatttctgagtctctctctcgtcCAACTTCTTCTTATCGTAGATCCGGTTCATGATGTTTCCTCCAGGACACAACTCCATCACCAGGTAGTAACTGATGATAACAGATGACAGGACACAACTCCATCACCAGGTAGTAACTGATGATAACAGATGACAGGACACAACTCCATCACCAGGTAGTAACTGATGATAACAGAACACAACTCCATCACCAGGTAGTAACTGATGATAACAGAACACAACTCCATCACCAGGTAGTAACTGATGATAACAGAACACAACTCCATCACCAGGTAGTAACTGATGATAACAGAACACAACTCCATCACCAGGTAGTAACTGATGATAACAGAACACAACTCCATCACCAGGTAGTAACTGATGATAACAGAACACAACTCCATCACCAGGTAGTAACTGATGATAACAGAACACAACTCCATCACCAGGTAGTAACTGATGATAACAGATGACAGGACACAACTCCATCACCAGGTAGTAACTGATGATAACAGGACACAACTCCATCACCAGGTAGTAACTGATGATAACAGGACACAACTCCATCACCAGGTAGTAACTGATGATAACAGAACACAACTCCATCACCAGGTAGTAACTGATGATAACAGATGACAGGACACAACTCCATCACCAGGTAGTAACTGATGATAACAGGACACAACTCCATCACCAGGTAGTAACTGATGATAACAGAACACAACTCCATCACCAGGTAGTAACTGATGATAACAGGACACAACTCCATCACCAGGTAGTAACTGATGATAACAGGACACAACTCCATCACCAGGTAGTAACTGATGATAACAGGACACAACTCCATCACCAGGTAGTAACTGATGATAACAGAACACAACTCCATCACCAGGTAGTAACTGATGATAACAGAACACAACTCCATCACCAGGTAGTAACTGATGATAACAGGACACAACTCCATCACCAGGTAGTAACTGATGATAACAGGACACAACTCCATCACCAGGTAGTAACTGATGATAACAGGGCACAACTCCATCACCAGGTAGTAACTGATGATAACAGGACACAACTCCATCACCAGGTAGTAACTGATGATAACAGGACACAACTCCATCACCAGGTAGTAACTGATGATAACAGAACACAACTCCATCACCAGGTAGTAACTGATGATAACAGAACACAACTCCATCACCAGGTAGTAACTGATGATAACAGGACACAACTCCATCACCAGGTAGTAACTGATGATAACAGGACACAACTCCATCACCAGGTAGTAACTGATGATAACAGGACACAACTCCATCACCAGGTAGTAACTGATGATAACAGGACACAACTCCATCACCAGGTAGTAACTGATGATAACAGAACACAACTATCCAGTATGGTATCCAGTATGTCCAGTAGTCTATAGTATAGTATCtgttctcagtctccagtataGCATAGTATCGTATAGTATAGTACTtgttctcagtctccagtatgtcCAGTAGtctatagtatagcatagtatagtacagtatatggtatagtatagtatggtctatagcatagtatagcatagtatagtctatggtacagtatagtataacatagTATAGTCTgtgatatagtatagtatagtatagtatagtatagtatagtatagtatagtatagtatagtacagtacctgTTCTCAGTCTCCAGTGTgtccagtacagtatagtatagtctatAGCAACacatggtatagtatagtatagtctatggtagagtatattatagtatggtcTATAGCATAGTAGCATAGTATAGtctgtggtatagtatagtatagtatctgTTCTCAGTCTCCAGTGTgtccagtacagtatagtatagtctatggtatagtatagtatagtctgtggtatagtatagtatagtatctgTTCTCAGTCTCCAGTGTgtccagtacagtatagtatagttcaTAGCAAagcatggtatagtatagtatagtata from the Oncorhynchus tshawytscha isolate Ot180627B linkage group LG33, Otsh_v2.0, whole genome shotgun sequence genome contains:
- the hunk gene encoding hormonally up-regulated neu tumor-associated kinase homolog A isoform X3, which translates into the protein MPAADFDMVFDSPRLHGGKAPASTPNNENVVPASLSSPAVDILRNFYHTKRVGNYLIGRKLGEGSFAKVREGLHAMTGEKVAVKVIDKRKAKKDSYVTKNLRREGHIQQMIRHPNITQLLDILETENSYYLVMELCPGGNIMNRIYDKKKLDERETQKYVRQLVMAVEHLHRAGVVHRDLKIENLLLDEQDSIKLIDFGLSNCAGILGYSDPFSTQCGSPAYAAPELLSRKKYGPKVDVWSIGVNMYAMLTGSLPFTVEPFSLRALHQKMVDKDMNPLPPSLSTAAICLLKKLLEPDPAKRPNIHQVMVDSWLQLANANTGAPYLNRIHIEEINHMVLLHMTERMGYKHSEVLSAVLTNRACHTLAVYFLLNNKMKRLSKEYREKVYQEKEKKTEKNEYFQTQWRKHVEKVTIPPKQTPVYLAVSKGPSKEKKHRNAALVCTVGNTIKPGMTRARYEDMEIWIQPNTRCHPSIPPLLYPSIPPIPSSP
- the hunk gene encoding hormonally up-regulated neu tumor-associated kinase homolog A isoform X2, with amino-acid sequence MPAADFDMVFDSPRLHGGKAPASTPNNENVVPASLSSPAVDILRNFYHTKRVGNYLIGRKLGEGSFAKVREGLHAMTGEKVAVKVIDKRKAKKDSYVTKNLRREGHIQQMIRHPNITQLLDILETENSYYLVMELCPGGNIMNRIYDKKKLDERETQKYVRQLVMAVEHLHRAGVVHRDLKIENLLLDEQDSIKLIDFGLSNCAGILGYSDPFSTQCGSPAYAAPELLSRKKYGPKVDVWSIGVNMYAMLTGSLPFTVEPFSLRALHQKMVDKDMNPLPPSLSTAAICLLKKLLEPDPAKRPNIHQVMVDSWLQLANANTGAPYLNRIHIEEINHMVLLHMTERMGYKHSEVLSAVLTNRACHTLAVYFLLNNKMKRLSKEYREKVYQEKEKKTEKNEYFQTQWRKHVEKVTIPPKQTPVYLAVSKGPSKEKKHRNEIAALVCTVGNTIKPGMTRARYEDMEIWIQPNTRCHPSIPPLLYPSIPPIPSSP